CTGCAGCGCGGCTACGACCAGCTGGTGCACGACGTGGCGGTGCAAAAGCTCGACGTGCTGTTTGCGATCGACCGCGGTGGCGTGGTCGGCCCGGACGGCGCCACCCATGCCGGCAACCTGGACCTGAGCTTCCTGCGCTGCGTGCCGCACATGGTGGTGATGGCGCCGGCCGACGAAGCCGAATGCCGCCAGATGCTGAGCACCGGCGTGCACTACGCAGGCCCGGCCGCGGTGCGCTACCCGCGCGGTACCGGCCCGGGCGTGGCACTGGATGCATCGCTGACCGCCCTGCCGATCGGCAAGGCGCAGCTGCGCCACAGCGGCACGCGTCTCGCCCTGCTGGGCTTCGGCGCGTGCGTGGACGCCGCCGAGGCAGTGGGCCGCGAACTTGGCCTCACCGTGGTCAACATGCGCTTCGTCAAACCGCTGGACAAGGCGATGCTGCTGGAGCTTGCGCGGACCCACGACGGCTTCGTCACCATCGAAGACAATGTGGTGGCCGGCGGCGCGGGCTCGGGCGTGTCCGAGTTGCTCAACGCCGAAGGCGTGCTGATGGCGATGCTGCACCTGGGCCTGCCGGACAGCTTCCAGCACCACGCCAGCCGCGAAGACCTGCTGGCCGAAGCCGGCATCGACCAGGCTGGCATCCGCGCCGCCGTGCTCAAGCGCTGGCCGCACTTGATGACCACCAGCGCGCCGACGCTGAACGCCGCGGCGGGCTGATCCCGCCACGCTGCCACATCGCCACCAGCGGCAATCGCAAACGAACCGGCATGTACCGCGTGTACATGCCGGTTTTTTCGTTGCCGGATCCGTTCGGTGCTTGCCGGACCGGGCCATGTGCGCAATGACCTGTCGCATCCCCGCCCATCTCTGCTGCGGTCATCGCAGGCACGCGCCGACATCGGGCTGACGCTGCACAGCTGCGCGCAAGATCTACGCCGGCACCGCGCCGGTACGCTGAAATCCGTCCACCAGCTCCACGATGCGGCCACGCGCCTGCATGTCGTGCAGCTCCCTTTGCAGCCGACGCACAGCCGGATCCGGCTCGGAAGACGCCAGCGCCTTGCGCAATAGCGCCGGCAGCCCATCCAGTTCCCGCAGCCACCATGCCGCACCGGCGGCCTGCAACCGCGCGGCGTGGTCGAACTGGTCGTAGTCCAGTGGGTACACGATGGACGGCAGCCCGGCGGCCAGGCAGGCGTACAGGATGCCGGCACCGCCGTGGTGAACCACCAAGGCGTAGCGATGTAGGTGCTGCGCATAGTCCACGTAGGGCAGACGCCGGTAGTTGCCGCATGCCGGCTGCGGCGGCGCGGCGGTATCGCCATCGCTGAAGTGGAACACCACCTCGGGAAACTGCGGCGCCAGCGCGCGCAGCACCGCATCCATGCGCTGTTTGACCCATTGCAGGTGCGTGCCCAGGGTCACCAGCACATGCCGCCGCCCGGCGAGAAACTGCGGTGCCTGCACGGCTGACGGCGGCGTGCACAACTGCGGCCCGACAAAGCGCAGCGCGGCGGGCCAGCGCTGCGCGAATTCGAACGAGGGCACGCCCAAGGCCAGGATGCACTGCGGCGAATACACCGCCTCGCTGCCATCGTTGCGATACAGCGCCGGCAATCCGCAGGCGCGCATTTGCCGCCGGTAGCAGGCATGCAGGGTGCGCTTGAAGCCGCGGGTGAGCCGCCGGGCGATCGCATGCCAGGCACGCTGGCGCAGCGTGGTCGCAGGCAGCAGACCGCCGAAGTAAGCCGGCGGCCCGTCGCCGGTTTCGAT
The window above is part of the Xanthomonas campestris pv. badrii genome. Proteins encoded here:
- a CDS encoding glycosyltransferase is translated as MRIDLVAPPYSGHLHPILAIARQLAPHHDVHVISTPAAQARIQACGLRGAGVLDAQADRVLLEIANPPHAVGHHPVRLRRQLHNALGLMAQVGDALQARWRTRRPDLVIADFTLPSAGLAAQAMGIAWWTSMPSPCVIETGDGPPAYFGGLLPATTLRQRAWHAIARRLTRGFKRTLHACYRRQMRACGLPALYRNDGSEAVYSPQCILALGVPSFEFAQRWPAALRFVGPQLCTPPSAVQAPQFLAGRRHVLVTLGTHLQWVKQRMDAVLRALAPQFPEVVFHFSDGDTAAPPQPACGNYRRLPYVDYAQHLHRYALVVHHGGAGILYACLAAGLPSIVYPLDYDQFDHAARLQAAGAAWWLRELDGLPALLRKALASSEPDPAVRRLQRELHDMQARGRIVELVDGFQRTGAVPA